agtttttgttggtttcggtgttgaggacatcggttaaccaatccgttttcaaatttcgggggACTTTACTCCTCACATTTAATGCCTTTGATGGTCCAGCTTCATCTGTTTTATGTCTAATTtgggtaggaggcaaggctTGTGTTGTTGGAGTGCCGGTGTttgtgttggtttctgttttgtgAGTAATGGGGTGGGCTATGGGTTTGGCGGTTGGAGTGCTGGTGTTTGTGTGGGTTTCAATTTTGGAAGGAATGGGGTGGGCTATGGCTTGGTCGGTTGGATTGGTTGGGGctttggtgttggtttctgtttttggaggaatggtgttggctttggcttgtgccattggaggggttggggttgtGTTTAGAGGAATATGGtgggctttggcttgtgccagtggaggggttggggttttgTTTAGAGGAATAGGGTTGGCTTttgcttgtgccattggaggggttggggttttgTTTATAGGAATGGGGTGGGATGTGGCTTGTGCCATTGTAAGGGTTTGGGTTTTTTTAGAGGAATGGGTtgggctttggcttgtgccattggaggggttggggttgtGTTTAGAGGAATATGGtgggctttggcttgtgccagtggaggggttggggttttgTTTAGAGGAATAGGGTTGGCTTttgcttgtgccattggaggggttggggttttgTTTATAGGAATGGGGTGGGCTGTGGCTTGTGCCATTGTAAGGGTTGGGGTTTTTTTAGAGGAatgggttggctttggcttgtgccattggaggggttggtgTTGTGGTTAGAGGAATGGGGTGGGATTTGGGGTGTGCCATTAGAGGGGTAGGGGTTGTGgttttggtttctgttttgagtGGAATGTGGTTATTGTGGGATTGGTCCGTTGTAGTGTGGGTGGTCTGTGTGTTGTCTTGGGTGTTTAGAGGAAGTTGGTTGGCTTTCGCTTGGTGGTTGGCTTTGGTGTTGGTTTCGTTGTTGGGAGGaagtagggctgcaaatgagccgagtcgagctcgaatttggttgagctcgaactcgactcgattaagtatttattagctcgactcgaactcgagctcgaacaagtttataaatttgagctcgaactcgactcgactatttacctataatctcggctcgactcgaaaagctcgaacttaagctcgaactcaagctcgagctcgaactcaagctcgagctcaaactcgaactcaagctcaaactcaaactcaaacataaatttattttcaaaataaaatatcaaattttcatacatatttaacatttaaaacatagtattttaaaataaaaatatgaaacaatcataactatttaaaattccaaaaacatgataatccAAAAGGCATCAAACCatcattactaatcaaaattcaaaaatatataattccaaaatcaaatacaaaactatataaattgtttgaatattcaatatattaatattatttaggtCACGTTCTTCTTCCAAGCATAACACAAGTACTACCTGcatttaataatatgaaatatttaagtttaaaataattaatataaaaaatacatgttaaagcaaataactaaaatttaacttactttaagagTAGATAtctacaaaaacaaattcaatcgcttttctattaaatattattatatatatatttaaattatttaggtacaaatataaaaaaaaaaaaattattaacttatttatagtaaaaatttattaattatttatatattataatatattattaatcttgtaaattcattttctctctcaacatattatatataatatatactaacattttttatctcttcataatatatacaaaatatatactaatattttttttaacttttattatatataatatattaacttttttttatctcttttaatattatatataatataatattgtctACCCTTTTTTCTATCATCAATATAaccctaatataaattataaaccattatatatattatataatagttttttctatatttatccaAACTTTGATACCCTTAAACTTATTTTGTTCTTGTCTAattgatcaatatatataatagtgtttttctatatagatctattgACTATCTATATAAACAATAGATATAATAGAAATgaaaaagattttaatttacCTGATGAATGATAGCTGATGAATGAGAGAAATAATATAGTTgagagataacataaaaaaaatattaacctattatgaatgaatgaaagtaatgatgaagaccaaagaagaagaagaaaaattgtGAAGACataggaggaagaagaagaaaaagaagaaattgtgaagactgaagaaagaagaagaaaaagagataaaGAATCAAATACATAGGAATAAGAAATAGTTAAGACGGAGGAAATGAGAAGAAAATGAGATGAAGAGTCACTTAcataggaagaagaagaaatggtaaagacggaagaaagaagaagaaaaagatatGAAGAGTCacttaatatttatacattagaaattagggttttgttttatgacgatagaatataataatgtggattGTGGTGGGCCTTCTATATGGGctttgaaaagagaaagaaaaaaaaaatattgttttaaattttaagttttaatattaaataaatatattatatattatcaggctcgaaaaagctcgacaagccatcgagcaagcattatatgagctcgagctcggctcgaatattaaacgagccgactcgagctcggctcgaactcgattaaagtcaagctcaagtcgagctttgaccgagagGCTCACGAGCagctcacgagcggcttgactcatttgcagacCTAGGAGGAAGGGTGCTCTTGTTGGCTTAGGttgttggagtggtgttggcaTGGGTATTGGGAGGAAGGGTGCTCTTGTTGGcttgggctgttggagtggtgttgggAAGAAGGGTGCTCTTGTTGGCTGGGGttgttggagtggtgttggctttggtgttGGCATGGATGTTGGGAGGAAGGATGTCTGCTTTCGCTTGGGTGGTGGTTTCTGTGTTGGGGTTAGTGCCACTTCCTCTTGGCTGCTGATGTTTAGTTTTGTCCAAGCTCCGTTGTAACCCTTCCCTCAAGATTGAATGGGAGTTTAGTACAGTGGCCAATGGCTCAAAtgcagactgtacaagttccatggcgtttatctggtgcatctcattcagatatttagccccttgtgccaattcgtctgcagcggccgcaaccttcctcaaacatgatgccAGGTTTTGTGGAATTGGAGCTTGCTCAGTCAGTAAGATTGTCATCCCCAGattgtggtggtgttggctccacattttgttgaaccggtggttgctcattcggaatggctatgcgagcaactaccctaccatgtccaaaccccccctgtgcagcctcatactcaaccctttcgtacatcttcttctcgtcccagtATCCCAAGATAGGAAAATTCCTTGAGACctgactgtttaccttgaactcaaccacatggtccaagtagcacaactgatatattagcataaacaaatatatgttaagtgtttataaatgaaaaattatgaaggttCAACCGACagcaaatagatttctacactcaccaaaagaaacgttaatggaccatggaaataggatgtctttttttcttttcacttATAAACATTGTCGACTAGTccgtctaacgtgaacttgcaccaattgtagtctttgattttagatacatcctggagggatttaagtactttgaatctgtacATAAAAAAGGAGTGACTCAAACCAGTTAAAATGAcattgaagttctaaatgaaaTTACAGAATTACtgctaggttctttgggtatacatgcactgtggattttgggatgtccacaaaaaactggatacaacaaacaccacgaagtccatcttgaagttactgtctccggctgtgttctgtagaattttgtcaggcatttggtaggtcgaaggacctccactgttctcgaatccccatctccttctcgaCGCCGTGAGATgttccttgtacaccttgtcatccgtgtgatttcctaaacactctgccacttctaattcccctctaggtatgttcaatacacattgaacatcctcttcatcaatctgcatctcctctccactgtgtaggacgatgctcctccttctgggattgaatagactcacaatgcaccgtgagaattgaagtgggcattttgatatgccaagtgaaag
This genomic window from Impatiens glandulifera unplaced genomic scaffold, dImpGla2.1, whole genome shotgun sequence contains:
- the LOC124917384 gene encoding uncharacterized protein LOC124917384; the encoded protein is MGWAMGLAVGVLVFVWVSILEGMGWAMAWSVGLVGALVGIWWALACASGGVGVLFRGIGLAFACAIGGVGVLFIGMGGMGWALACAIGGVGVVFRGIWWALACASGGVGVLFRGIGLAFACAIGGVGRNGLALACAIGGVGVVVRGMGWDLGCAIRGVGVVVLRKLVGFRLVVGFGVGFVVGRK